A portion of the Candidatus Edwardsbacteria bacterium genome contains these proteins:
- a CDS encoding phosphate ABC transporter substrate-binding protein, translated as MAGKAITLKGSDTLLMLGQRWAELYMQKNPGVVLQVTGGGSGVGIAALINGSTDICQASRSMKDSEKKKLRDRYFSSGYEIAVAKDGVTLYINENNPVNELTLDQISGIYTGKTTNWSQVGGPDAKIIVYGRENSSGTYVFFREKAMNNADYTSSMQSLPGTAAVVNAVAKDKFGIGYGGAAYAKGVKELAIKTAKGSFKPNTETVKSGQYPLARNLYWYLQGKPSGEIKKIVDWVLSPEGQEVVQKVGYFTVK; from the coding sequence ATGGCCGGGAAAGCCATCACCCTCAAGGGCTCCGATACCCTGTTGATGCTGGGCCAGAGATGGGCCGAACTGTACATGCAGAAGAACCCGGGGGTGGTCCTTCAGGTCACCGGAGGCGGTTCGGGTGTGGGCATTGCGGCGCTGATCAACGGCTCCACCGACATCTGCCAGGCCTCCCGCAGCATGAAAGATTCCGAAAAGAAGAAACTGCGCGACCGTTATTTCAGCAGCGGTTACGAAATTGCAGTGGCCAAGGACGGGGTGACATTGTATATCAACGAGAACAACCCGGTTAATGAACTGACCCTGGACCAGATCAGCGGTATCTACACCGGCAAGACCACCAACTGGTCGCAGGTAGGCGGGCCGGATGCCAAGATCATCGTCTACGGCCGTGAGAACAGCTCCGGCACCTATGTGTTCTTCCGGGAAAAGGCCATGAATAACGCCGACTATACATCCAGCATGCAGTCTCTGCCGGGCACCGCGGCTGTGGTCAACGCCGTGGCAAAGGATAAGTTCGGGATCGGATACGGCGGCGCAGCCTACGCCAAGGGGGTTAAGGAATTGGCCATAAAGACAGCCAAGGGGTCTTTCAAGCCTAACACCGAAACCGTCAAGAGCGGCCAGTATCCCCTGGCTAGGAATCTTTACTGGTACCTGCAGGGCAAGCCCAGCGGTGAGATCAAGAAGATTGTCGATTGGGTGCTTTCTCCCGAGGGCCAGGAAGTGGTGCAAAAGGTAGGATACTTTACCGTAAAATAA